TTTTTATGAAACTAAATCTTTCATGTAAGGAGGTAGTATGTTATGAAATACCTAAGACTGTGTTCCTTTCTTTTCCTCGGCCTGGTGATTATACCGCTTGTCGCGTATACCCAGCCGAAGAAAGACATCCAGGAGGTTAAACCCAAAAAGTACTTCGCCCCCGGCAACATATGGAAGGGCGAAAGTGTCATGGAAACCAACTGGAACAAAATCTGCGAGGATCCGCAGGGCCGAATCTGGTTCAGCGGCGGCGACCACTGGGGAACGGATCGAACCAACAACCCGGACCGGTACGAGCGTCCCTGGGGCTACGGCAACACCATGGTTTCTTACTACGACCCCAAGGCCGATAAGGTTACCGAGGTATTTAATCTCGATATGGAGAGCGCGATCTTTTCCAATGCGGAAACTCCCGGCCATGGCAAGATTCACGCCAATATTCAGTCCGATTCAAAGGGTAATATCTGGACTGCCGGTTATATGGGCGCTTCCTATGACCACGAGTTTGATAATGCCTATTTCCCGAAAAGTTATGCCGGCGGAGCCGTTGTTAGATGGGATCCCCGGACCAAACAGGTGGAATATTACGGCATCCCCGCGCCCTATGGCGGACTGGTGGCGCTCTATTTCGACGAAAAACGGAATACCGTGCACGGCTTCTCGGTGGACCGCGGACGCTACTGGCGTGTCAACATTACCACCCGTGAGCTGAAGCACTACGAAACCAACGGAAGGTTCGGTGTCCGCGAGATGATCATGGACCGTGACGGCATGAGCTATTTCGCCAACGAATTCGACGGACTGACCAAATTCAATCCCGATACCGAAACATTCACCGATCTCGATATGAAAATCCCCGGCCTCCGCTCTTCCTGTGTGACCTCTAAGAATGTCATTTACGGCATTTCCGCCGAGGGATTCCTCTGGAGTTATGATACCAAAACCAACAAGGTCGAAGAACTGGGCCATGTGGTCGCCTCCCCCAAGGAAAGAGTTTATACACCGAACATTGCTCTCGATGAAAGCTTGGGCCGCCTCTACATGATCGCCGGCGGTCACGGCATCACCCTTTCAGGTATGCCGATCCTTACCATTTACGATATCAAGGCGAAAAAGTTTTACTGGCCGGGCAAGATCGATGTGGACGGCTGCTATGGAGCGGTGGTGGGGAGAGATCATAAGGCATACTTCTCCTGCTATGGATACATCAGGGGCATGAAAAATAAGGAAGGAAAGGAAGTCAGGGGACCCATGCTTGTCCGTTATGATCCACCCATAAGTCTGGAGGGTTTGAAATGAGAACAGGAATTCGTATACTCTGGATCACTATGGTGATCTCTCTCTTTGTTTTTACTTCGCAAACAAGCGCCCAGCGGTACGGAGATATTGGCGGCGGTATAAAAAGCTATCTGATTTCCAACGGCCCGCAGGGTCCAATTCGCGGCGGCGAGAGCGCAGTCACCGACATGATTCTCATGAAGGATGGCTGGGTGTATGGCAGCACCGCAGCCACCTGGGGCGCCGCCACCTGTCATCTGTTCCGCACAGACGGCGTAAAATCCGAGCATGTCATGAATGTCACCCAGAAAATGCCCG
The window above is part of the Candidatus Latescibacter sp. genome. Proteins encoded here:
- a CDS encoding two-component regulator propeller domain-containing protein, whose protein sequence is MKYLRLCSFLFLGLVIIPLVAYTQPKKDIQEVKPKKYFAPGNIWKGESVMETNWNKICEDPQGRIWFSGGDHWGTDRTNNPDRYERPWGYGNTMVSYYDPKADKVTEVFNLDMESAIFSNAETPGHGKIHANIQSDSKGNIWTAGYMGASYDHEFDNAYFPKSYAGGAVVRWDPRTKQVEYYGIPAPYGGLVALYFDEKRNTVHGFSVDRGRYWRVNITTRELKHYETNGRFGVREMIMDRDGMSYFANEFDGLTKFNPDTETFTDLDMKIPGLRSSCVTSKNVIYGISAEGFLWSYDTKTNKVEELGHVVASPKERVYTPNIALDESLGRLYMIAGGHGITLSGMPILTIYDIKAKKFYWPGKIDVDGCYGAVVGRDHKAYFSCYGYIRGMKNKEGKEVRGPMLVRYDPPISLEGLK